One region of Cobetia sp. cqz5-12 genomic DNA includes:
- a CDS encoding aminomethyltransferase family protein has protein sequence MANSWRISALAEQHRKLGAELEDWNGMGTAWNYAVSDTADDHETIRTRAGLMDVSGLKKIHCNGPHAQAVLDYVTTRDMSKLYPGKSVYASVLNEAGKFVDDCIVYCLAPNSYLVVHGTGTANEMLAKSALGRAVSLTFDDDMHDMSLQGPVAVDFLERHVPGIRELRYFHHLQTQLFGYHVMISRTGYTGERGYEIFCKAKDAPSLWEQILEDGADMGIKPCSFGTLDWLRVESHLLFYPADNSETYPYPDQPVGDTLWELGLDFTVSPGKTEFRGASEHFALQGKERVKVFGVLLDSKDVAQIGDKIYADGKCVGVITQGMYSRLSDRSMALARLEPGYAEHGTPLTLKTGTDGETSLSAISHSLPFDDPEKAKRLARG, from the coding sequence ATGGCGAATTCATGGCGCATCTCGGCACTGGCCGAACAACACCGCAAGCTGGGCGCGGAGCTTGAAGACTGGAATGGCATGGGCACCGCCTGGAATTACGCCGTCTCGGACACGGCCGATGACCACGAGACCATTCGCACCCGCGCCGGTCTGATGGATGTCTCGGGGCTCAAGAAGATCCACTGCAATGGCCCTCACGCCCAGGCCGTGCTGGATTACGTCACCACGCGGGACATGTCCAAGCTGTATCCGGGCAAATCGGTGTATGCCAGCGTCTTGAATGAGGCCGGCAAGTTCGTCGACGACTGCATCGTCTATTGCCTGGCACCGAACTCCTACCTCGTGGTGCACGGCACGGGCACCGCGAATGAAATGCTGGCCAAGAGTGCCCTGGGGCGTGCCGTCAGCCTGACCTTCGATGACGACATGCATGACATGTCACTGCAGGGGCCGGTCGCGGTGGATTTCCTTGAGCGTCACGTGCCGGGCATCCGTGAGCTGCGTTACTTCCACCATCTGCAGACCCAGCTGTTCGGCTACCACGTGATGATCTCGCGCACCGGCTACACCGGCGAGCGGGGCTACGAGATCTTCTGCAAGGCCAAGGACGCTCCCTCTCTGTGGGAACAGATTCTCGAAGATGGCGCCGACATGGGCATCAAGCCGTGCAGCTTCGGCACCCTTGACTGGCTGCGGGTCGAGAGCCACCTGCTGTTCTACCCGGCGGACAATTCCGAAACCTACCCGTATCCCGACCAGCCGGTGGGCGACACCCTATGGGAGCTGGGCCTGGACTTCACCGTCTCACCGGGCAAGACCGAATTCCGTGGCGCCAGCGAACACTTCGCGCTGCAGGGCAAGGAGCGCGTCAAGGTCTTCGGCGTGCTGCTGGACTCGAAAGACGTCGCCCAGATCGGTGACAAGATCTACGCCGATGGCAAGTGCGTCGGTGTCATCACCCAGGGCATGTACTCGCGTCTGAGCGATCGCTCCATGGCGCTGGCACGTCTCGAACCCGGCTATGCCGAGCATGGCACCCCGCTGACCCTCAAGACCGGCACTGACGGCGAGACCAGCCTCTCGGCCATCAGTCATTCCCTGCCCTTCGATGACCCGGAAAAGGCCAAGCGACTGGCGCGCGGCTGA
- a CDS encoding PDR/VanB family oxidoreductase, with protein MSRFMKARVAAVDQLSSSVRRLTLVPADEASPFTPFSPGSHVVLGIPGEGRVCRNAYSLISPPDDPSHYCIAVRRQPVSRGGSEAIHSRVQVGDELELSPPANLFLPHWQARHHLMLAGGIGITPFLSYLPELERRGASWELHLRSQDLDVARFPEAAPYLASGNITQHRLERPNLKALLARQPAGTHVYLCGPQAMIDAVKDAARELHWSLARIHHEVFAAPEPGTPFTAVARASGVEVAVGAQESMLEALERSGVEVTSLCRGGVCGQCRVEMLEGEAEHRDAFLDEQERASQCCVMPCVSRARSQRLVLDL; from the coding sequence ATGTCTCGCTTCATGAAGGCGCGGGTCGCCGCGGTCGATCAGCTCAGCAGCAGCGTGCGCCGTCTCACTCTGGTGCCTGCCGATGAGGCGTCCCCCTTCACGCCGTTCTCGCCGGGCAGTCATGTGGTGCTGGGCATTCCGGGAGAGGGGCGGGTGTGTCGAAACGCCTACTCATTGATCAGCCCGCCGGATGATCCCTCGCATTACTGCATCGCGGTGCGTCGTCAGCCGGTCTCGCGTGGTGGCTCCGAAGCCATCCATTCCCGCGTGCAGGTCGGCGACGAGCTGGAACTCAGCCCGCCGGCCAACCTGTTTCTGCCGCACTGGCAGGCGCGCCACCACCTGATGCTGGCAGGCGGCATCGGCATCACGCCGTTTCTCTCCTACCTGCCGGAGCTCGAGCGGCGTGGCGCCAGCTGGGAGCTGCACCTGCGCAGCCAGGACCTCGACGTCGCCCGATTCCCGGAGGCCGCGCCCTATCTGGCGAGTGGCAACATCACCCAGCATCGTCTCGAACGCCCGAACCTGAAGGCCTTGCTGGCGCGTCAGCCCGCCGGTACGCACGTCTATCTCTGCGGCCCGCAGGCCATGATCGATGCCGTGAAGGACGCGGCGCGCGAGCTGCACTGGAGTCTCGCGCGCATCCACCACGAGGTCTTTGCCGCCCCGGAACCGGGGACTCCCTTCACGGCCGTGGCGCGCGCCAGCGGCGTGGAAGTGGCGGTCGGCGCCCAGGAATCGATGCTGGAAGCGCTGGAGCGCAGCGGTGTCGAGGTGACAAGCCTGTGTCGTGGCGGCGTCTGCGGGCAGTGTCGGGTCGAGATGCTGGAGGGGGAGGCGGAGCACCGTGATGCCTTCCTCGATGAACAGGAGCGGGCCAGTCAGTGCTGCGTGATGCCCTGCGTTTCCCGGGCACGCAGCCAGCGGCTGGTGCTAGATCTCTGA
- a CDS encoding GNAT family N-acetyltransferase codes for MKIRLATPEDALGISRVASALGYLPHDDDALILQRLQHLLASRHDRIWVAEQAGKVIGWLHAQHVFRVASADFIEILGLSVAREAQRQGAGRALARQAITWATDEALTLRVRTHEARDIARKFYAACGFTLAKTQCVFQMTR; via the coding sequence ATGAAGATTCGCCTTGCCACACCCGAGGATGCCCTGGGAATTTCACGCGTTGCATCCGCACTGGGCTATCTGCCCCACGACGATGATGCGTTGATCCTGCAACGACTGCAGCACCTGTTGGCGTCACGCCATGACCGCATCTGGGTGGCTGAGCAAGCGGGTAAAGTGATTGGCTGGCTGCATGCCCAACATGTCTTTCGCGTCGCTTCAGCGGATTTCATCGAGATACTGGGCCTGTCCGTCGCCCGGGAGGCGCAGCGACAAGGCGCAGGACGGGCATTGGCCAGACAGGCCATCACCTGGGCAACCGACGAGGCGCTGACCCTGCGAGTTCGTACCCATGAGGCACGCGACATCGCCAGGAAGTTCTATGCCGCCTGCGGCTTTACGCTGGCCAAGACACAGTGCGTCTTTCAGATGACTAGGTGA
- a CDS encoding protein glxC, translating into MMKTHDLAVEGLRELNQALHDADTLKDAREWRVVNSDGAHNIACGINDDISVDIDGHAGYYCAGMNQKASITIHGNTGVGVAENMMSGCVRVKGDASQSAGATAHGGLLIIEGNASARCGISMKGVDIVVKGNIGAMSAFMGQAGRMVVCGDAGEGLGDSLYEARLYVKGTVASLGADCIAKDMRAEHLEELAELLASAGIDEDPASFTRYGSARQLYHFKVDNASAY; encoded by the coding sequence ATGATGAAGACACACGATCTGGCCGTTGAAGGGCTGCGCGAATTGAACCAGGCCCTGCACGATGCCGACACCCTGAAGGATGCGCGCGAGTGGCGAGTGGTCAACTCCGACGGCGCCCACAACATCGCCTGCGGTATCAATGATGACATCAGTGTCGATATCGATGGCCACGCGGGCTACTACTGCGCGGGCATGAATCAGAAGGCCAGCATTACCATTCACGGCAATACCGGGGTGGGGGTGGCGGAAAACATGATGTCCGGCTGCGTGCGGGTCAAGGGTGATGCTTCCCAGTCCGCGGGCGCGACCGCCCACGGCGGCCTGCTGATCATCGAAGGCAACGCCTCGGCGCGCTGTGGTATCTCGATGAAGGGCGTGGATATCGTCGTCAAGGGCAACATCGGGGCCATGAGTGCCTTCATGGGCCAGGCGGGACGCATGGTGGTCTGCGGCGACGCCGGTGAAGGCCTCGGCGATTCGCTCTATGAAGCGCGACTCTACGTGAAGGGCACGGTCGCATCGCTGGGCGCGGACTGCATCGCCAAGGACATGCGTGCCGAGCACCTGGAAGAACTGGCGGAGTTGCTGGCGAGTGCCGGAATCGATGAAGACCCGGCCAGCTTCACGCGTTATGGATCTGCGCGTCAGCTTTATCACTTCAAGGTCGACAACGCCTCAGCCTACTGA
- a CDS encoding dimethylamine monooxygenase subunit DmmA family protein → MKSPQSSSVTAGIRSRQHYPRIEALPDAQRYLVACQSPESLPGTGEAAGNARQQMQMHCQLISTLLGQLGSREVGGAVQSAPATEALPTGPVDNARLHRWYDVDDRPKACDALIGAISEIGVAGCLVIIGSEHFVWQVANLAQQQGLLLDDMVMLPVAALGRHVFCVHCQQVSEHVIHSPAACDGCGLMLEVRDHFSKRLGAYMGVRIDAEAPGEIPPQEEVAPCLAS, encoded by the coding sequence ATGAAAAGCCCGCAATCATCCTCTGTCACTGCCGGGATTCGAAGTCGGCAACACTATCCACGCATCGAGGCGCTGCCCGATGCCCAACGCTATCTGGTGGCATGCCAGTCTCCCGAGAGCCTGCCAGGCACTGGTGAGGCGGCGGGCAACGCCCGTCAGCAGATGCAGATGCATTGTCAGCTGATCAGTACGCTGCTGGGGCAGCTCGGTAGCCGCGAGGTGGGAGGCGCCGTGCAGTCCGCCCCGGCAACAGAGGCGTTGCCCACGGGCCCCGTCGACAACGCCCGTCTGCATCGCTGGTACGACGTCGATGACCGCCCGAAGGCCTGCGACGCACTGATCGGCGCCATCAGCGAGATCGGTGTCGCGGGGTGTCTGGTCATCATCGGCAGTGAGCATTTCGTGTGGCAGGTCGCCAATCTGGCTCAGCAGCAGGGGCTGCTGCTGGATGACATGGTGATGTTGCCGGTCGCTGCCCTGGGGCGGCATGTGTTCTGCGTGCACTGTCAGCAGGTCAGTGAGCATGTCATCCACTCGCCAGCAGCCTGTGATGGCTGCGGTTTGATGCTGGAAGTGCGTGATCATTTTTCCAAGCGTCTCGGCGCCTACATGGGCGTGCGAATCGATGCGGAAGCCCCGGGAGAGATTCCCCCACAGGAGGAGGTGGCACCATGTCTCGCTTCATGA
- a CDS encoding sodium:solute symporter family protein produces the protein MAWYYSYIIGYFVIMFAIGYYYFRKVKTSDSYLIAGWNMGYWKITGTTISTWCGAAAFIGWMGMGFSKGLSGYFMFALPGIVASLMLVIFFSRPLRRKKLYTLADLFGRRFGRKASLFPSFFSAFVYSVPATAIQIIGMSTILTVVLGLEFNTAIFVSFALILGFTILGGLEAAIVTDALQSILLIAGIMVLGFTALSHAGGLEHALLNTPIEFLAPLPEGKTMEVVTFALTVAPFYLVWQCTWQRIFASESEDVAIKAGVSGFSIVMLISFLPYCIGVLARQFVPLDTSADHVFSYVTMQLLHPAIGGLVIVGLLAALMTSADSYILQGSSNLAHDLYGNFINRQANEKQKMASARLSVVIISVLGLGVTFLMTDIISAYQWALRISATTLIFPFFAVMFWKHATSRGCISSMASALSVTALWPLLSTGIDPAYPGFMTSLIVLVVVSKLTRHGPSEDVAAYYWDGAESHAASALADTAKPDIALASKAS, from the coding sequence ATGGCTTGGTACTACTCCTATATCATTGGCTATTTCGTGATCATGTTCGCGATCGGCTACTACTACTTCCGCAAGGTGAAGACCTCTGACAGCTATCTGATTGCCGGCTGGAACATGGGCTACTGGAAGATCACCGGCACCACCATCAGCACCTGGTGTGGCGCGGCAGCCTTCATCGGCTGGATGGGCATGGGCTTTTCCAAGGGGCTTTCCGGCTACTTCATGTTCGCCCTGCCCGGCATCGTCGCGAGCCTGATGCTGGTCATCTTCTTCAGCCGCCCGTTGCGGCGCAAGAAGCTCTATACCCTGGCAGACCTGTTCGGGCGACGTTTCGGCCGCAAGGCCAGTCTGTTTCCCTCATTCTTCTCGGCCTTCGTCTACTCCGTGCCTGCCACCGCGATCCAGATCATCGGCATGAGCACCATTCTCACCGTGGTGCTGGGGCTAGAGTTCAATACCGCCATCTTCGTGTCGTTTGCACTGATTCTCGGTTTCACCATTCTGGGAGGACTTGAAGCCGCCATCGTCACCGATGCTCTGCAGAGCATCCTGTTGATCGCCGGCATCATGGTGCTGGGCTTTACTGCCCTGAGCCATGCCGGGGGCCTGGAACACGCCCTGCTCAATACACCGATCGAGTTCCTCGCCCCGCTGCCCGAGGGCAAGACGATGGAGGTGGTGACCTTCGCGCTGACGGTGGCGCCGTTCTACCTCGTCTGGCAGTGCACCTGGCAGCGCATCTTCGCCTCCGAAAGTGAAGATGTGGCCATCAAGGCCGGCGTATCAGGCTTCTCCATCGTGATGCTGATTTCCTTCCTGCCCTACTGCATCGGCGTACTGGCGCGTCAATTCGTGCCACTGGATACCTCGGCTGACCACGTCTTCTCCTACGTCACCATGCAGTTGCTGCATCCGGCCATCGGCGGGCTGGTCATCGTGGGCCTGCTGGCCGCCCTGATGACCTCGGCGGATTCCTACATCCTGCAGGGCAGCTCCAATCTGGCGCATGACCTCTACGGCAACTTCATCAATCGGCAAGCCAACGAGAAGCAGAAGATGGCCTCGGCGCGTCTTAGCGTCGTCATCATCAGCGTGCTGGGTCTGGGCGTCACCTTCCTGATGACCGACATCATCTCGGCCTACCAATGGGCGCTGCGCATCTCGGCCACCACGCTGATCTTCCCGTTCTTCGCGGTGATGTTCTGGAAGCATGCGACGTCCAGGGGCTGCATCAGCAGCATGGCGAGTGCCCTGAGTGTCACCGCCCTCTGGCCCCTGCTGTCGACTGGCATCGACCCCGCCTACCCAGGCTTCATGACGTCGCTGATCGTGCTGGTGGTGGTCAGCAAGCTGACCCGCCATGGCCCCAGCGAGGATGTCGCGGCCTATTACTGGGATGGTGCTGAGTCACACGCCGCAAGCGCTCTTGCGGACACCGCCAAGCCGGATATCGCACTGGCCTCGAAGGCCAGCTGA
- a CDS encoding class II glutamine amidotransferase: protein MCGIVGLYLKNPALESRLGELFEPMLIAMTDRGPDSAGFAIYGDEFDAGIKLTLQSDGADEDWEAIAKGLGEQVGTVADWFSNASVAVFKIAGEESAVRSWLADSAPQIRVLSVGQSIEILKAVGLPAHIASLYGLKGMQGSHIIGHTRMATESAVTLQGSHPFSTGRDLCLVHNGSLSNHNWLRTKLKREGISFETDNDSEVAAGYLTWRLEQGDSLEAAITGALKDLDGFFTFTIGTRDGFAVVRDPIACKPAVIAETDDYVAMASEYRALASLPGIKDARVWEPEPGRLYLWEKDTARSEAA from the coding sequence ATGTGTGGAATCGTAGGGCTTTATCTCAAGAACCCGGCGCTGGAATCGCGCCTGGGGGAGCTGTTCGAGCCGATGTTGATCGCGATGACCGATCGCGGCCCGGACAGCGCCGGCTTCGCCATCTATGGCGATGAATTTGATGCTGGCATCAAGCTGACGCTGCAAAGCGATGGTGCCGATGAGGATTGGGAGGCGATCGCCAAGGGCCTGGGCGAGCAGGTCGGCACGGTGGCGGACTGGTTCAGCAATGCCAGTGTCGCGGTATTCAAGATCGCCGGGGAAGAGAGTGCCGTGCGCAGCTGGCTTGCCGACAGCGCCCCGCAGATTCGCGTGCTGAGCGTGGGGCAGAGCATCGAGATCCTCAAGGCGGTGGGCCTGCCGGCACATATCGCCAGCCTCTATGGCCTCAAGGGCATGCAGGGCAGCCACATCATCGGCCATACCCGCATGGCGACCGAAAGCGCCGTGACCCTGCAGGGCAGCCACCCGTTCTCCACCGGGCGTGATCTGTGCCTGGTCCACAATGGCTCGCTGTCCAACCACAACTGGCTGCGCACCAAGCTCAAGCGTGAGGGCATTAGCTTCGAGACCGACAACGATTCCGAAGTCGCCGCCGGCTACCTGACCTGGCGTCTGGAGCAGGGCGACAGCCTGGAAGCCGCGATCACCGGCGCCCTGAAGGACCTCGATGGCTTTTTCACCTTCACCATCGGCACGCGTGATGGCTTCGCCGTGGTGCGTGATCCGATCGCCTGCAAGCCTGCCGTGATCGCCGAGACCGATGACTACGTGGCCATGGCCTCGGAATACCGTGCCCTGGCCAGTCTGCCGGGCATCAAGGATGCCCGCGTGTGGGAGCCGGAACCCGGCCGCCTGTATCTGTGGGAAAAAGACACCGCCCGTTCGGAGGCCGCGTAA
- the glnT gene encoding type III glutamate--ammonia ligase gives MSPENAQQFIKDQDIRYLLAQFVDIHGAAKTKSVPANCLMDVVEKGAGFAGFAVSGLGMSPEGPDFMARGDLSSLSLVPWQPGYARMACDGYVNGEPFANDSRVVLLKQLERLKEKGWTLNTGLEPEFSLFRRGEAGELLPVDESDTLAKPCYDYKGLSRSREFLERLVESLQAVDFDVYQIDHEDANGQFEINYTYSDALTSADRFTFVRMAAGEIANDLGMVCSFMPKPLADRPGNGMHFHLSVCDDTGRNLFGDDSDAQGMGLSPLAYHFLGGLLAHAPALCAFAAPTVNSYKRLVGGGSTSGATWAPVFVAYGDNNRSAMVRVPYGRLEFRLPDAGCNPYLVHAAIIAAGLDGVARKLDPGTPHNINLYSLTPSECAEKGIEKLPQNLALAIDALEADSILRESLGEGICAEFMRLKREEWLDYNAQVSAWEVQRYAEFF, from the coding sequence ATGTCACCCGAAAACGCGCAACAGTTCATCAAGGATCAAGACATTCGCTATCTGCTCGCGCAGTTCGTGGATATTCATGGCGCTGCCAAGACGAAGTCCGTGCCGGCCAATTGCCTGATGGATGTGGTCGAGAAGGGCGCGGGCTTTGCCGGCTTCGCCGTCAGTGGTCTCGGCATGTCGCCGGAGGGGCCGGACTTCATGGCGCGGGGTGATCTGAGCTCTCTGTCGCTGGTGCCGTGGCAACCGGGCTATGCGCGCATGGCCTGTGATGGCTACGTCAACGGCGAACCGTTCGCCAATGACAGTCGTGTGGTGCTGCTCAAGCAGCTGGAGCGCCTGAAGGAGAAGGGCTGGACGCTCAATACCGGGCTGGAGCCGGAATTCTCGCTGTTCCGCCGGGGGGAAGCGGGTGAGCTGTTGCCGGTGGACGAGAGCGATACCCTCGCCAAGCCCTGCTATGACTACAAGGGCCTGTCGCGTTCGCGTGAATTCCTCGAACGGCTGGTCGAATCGCTGCAGGCGGTGGACTTCGACGTCTATCAGATCGATCACGAGGACGCCAACGGCCAGTTCGAGATCAACTACACCTACAGCGATGCGCTGACCTCGGCAGACCGCTTCACCTTCGTGCGCATGGCCGCCGGCGAGATCGCCAATGACCTGGGCATGGTGTGCTCCTTCATGCCCAAGCCGCTGGCGGACCGCCCGGGCAATGGCATGCACTTCCACCTGTCCGTGTGTGATGACACCGGCCGCAACCTGTTCGGCGATGACTCCGACGCCCAGGGCATGGGCCTGTCACCGCTGGCGTACCACTTCCTCGGCGGACTGCTGGCGCATGCCCCGGCGCTGTGTGCCTTTGCCGCGCCGACCGTCAATTCCTACAAGCGTCTGGTCGGGGGTGGCAGCACCAGCGGCGCGACCTGGGCGCCAGTCTTCGTCGCCTACGGGGACAACAACCGCTCGGCCATGGTGCGTGTGCCCTACGGTCGCCTCGAGTTCCGCCTGCCGGACGCCGGCTGCAACCCCTATCTCGTGCACGCCGCCATCATCGCGGCGGGGCTGGATGGCGTGGCGCGCAAGCTGGACCCGGGCACGCCCCACAACATCAATCTCTACTCGCTGACCCCGAGCGAATGCGCCGAGAAGGGCATCGAGAAGCTGCCGCAGAATCTGGCCCTGGCCATCGATGCGCTCGAGGCGGACAGCATTCTGCGCGAGAGCCTGGGCGAGGGGATCTGCGCCGAGTTCATGCGCCTCAAGCGCGAGGAATGGCTGGATTACAACGCGCAGGTCAGTGCCTGGGAAGTCCAGCGCTACGCCGAATTCTTCTGA
- a CDS encoding FMN-binding glutamate synthase family protein, with the protein MTDETQTQPYNPALRESATFGRDVIHEIQRAAETGIYDIRGWGAKRKVPHFDDLLFLGASMSRYPLEGYREKCETEVVLGTRHARKPVVISTPVTIAGMSFGALSAQAKEALGRGASEIGTSTTTGDGGMTPEERGQSSRLVYQYLPSRYGMNPDDLRKADAIEVVLGQGAKPGGGGMLLGQKISERVAGMRTLPQGIDQRSACRHPDWTGPDDLAIKIAELREITDWQVPIYVKIGATRTYYDVKLAVKAGADVIVLDGMQGGTAATQDVFIEHVGIPTMAAIPQATQALQEMGLHREVQLIVSGGIRNGADVAKAIALGADAVAIGTAALIALGDNHPRYAEEYQKLGSAAGFYDDFQDGKCPAGISTQDPELSQRLDPVAAGKRLANYLRVLTLEAQTLARACGKSHLHHLEPEDLVALNVEAAAMARVPLAGTNWVPGQGGY; encoded by the coding sequence ATGACCGACGAGACTCAAACACAGCCCTACAACCCGGCACTGCGGGAATCCGCCACTTTCGGCCGCGATGTCATCCATGAGATCCAGCGGGCGGCAGAGACGGGTATCTACGATATCCGTGGCTGGGGCGCCAAGCGCAAGGTGCCGCATTTCGACGACCTGCTGTTCCTCGGCGCCAGCATGTCGCGCTATCCGCTGGAGGGCTATCGCGAGAAGTGCGAAACCGAAGTCGTGCTCGGCACGCGCCATGCCAGGAAGCCGGTGGTGATCAGCACGCCGGTCACCATCGCCGGCATGAGCTTCGGGGCCCTGTCCGCCCAGGCCAAGGAAGCGCTGGGGCGTGGTGCCTCGGAAATCGGTACCTCCACCACCACCGGCGATGGCGGCATGACCCCGGAAGAGCGCGGCCAGTCCTCGCGCCTTGTCTATCAGTATCTGCCGTCGCGCTACGGCATGAACCCGGATGACCTGCGCAAGGCCGATGCCATCGAAGTCGTGCTCGGCCAGGGCGCCAAGCCCGGCGGTGGCGGCATGCTACTGGGCCAGAAGATTTCCGAGCGGGTCGCGGGCATGCGCACGCTGCCGCAGGGTATCGATCAGCGCAGCGCCTGCCGTCACCCGGACTGGACCGGCCCGGATGACCTGGCGATCAAGATTGCCGAGCTGCGCGAGATCACCGACTGGCAGGTGCCGATCTACGTCAAGATCGGCGCGACCCGCACCTACTACGACGTCAAGCTGGCGGTGAAGGCGGGCGCGGATGTCATCGTGCTGGATGGCATGCAGGGCGGCACCGCCGCCACTCAGGATGTCTTCATCGAGCACGTCGGTATCCCGACCATGGCCGCCATCCCCCAGGCTACTCAGGCACTGCAGGAGATGGGCCTGCACCGTGAGGTGCAGCTGATCGTCTCCGGCGGGATTCGCAACGGCGCCGATGTGGCCAAGGCTATCGCACTGGGTGCTGATGCCGTGGCCATCGGTACCGCCGCCTTGATCGCGCTGGGCGACAACCATCCGCGTTACGCCGAGGAGTATCAGAAGCTGGGGTCCGCCGCCGGTTTCTATGACGACTTCCAGGATGGCAAGTGCCCGGCCGGTATCTCCACCCAGGACCCGGAGCTGAGCCAGCGACTGGACCCGGTCGCAGCCGGCAAGCGTCTTGCCAACTACCTGCGCGTGCTGACGCTTGAAGCCCAGACCCTGGCACGTGCCTGTGGCAAGTCACACCTGCATCATCTGGAACCGGAAGACCTGGTCGCCCTGAATGTGGAAGCGGCCGCCATGGCACGTGTTCCGTTGGCGGGCACCAACTGGGTGCCGGGACAGGGCGGTTACTGA
- a CDS encoding helix-turn-helix domain-containing protein — protein sequence MPRESSHSSDTPQPTAPDTKATETKTASLTAEPAAQSEVKETITAAADETRLGLEQHIARALKQQRVSQGYKISDVSRIAGVSQGMISKVENAQVSTSLDTLNKLCNALSLPISKLFSDYDVNGRGAQHIKAGQGMQVVRTGTEVGHAYQLLSYKQGPKKRYEPFLITMDDASEVFPNFCHAGHEFIYLLSGNLTYRHGDKFYDMGPGDSLAFDAGVPHGPEKLNEVPIQLLSIIHYDDE from the coding sequence ATGCCGCGAGAATCCTCCCATTCCTCCGACACACCTCAACCGACAGCGCCGGACACGAAAGCGACTGAGACGAAAACCGCGTCGCTGACCGCAGAACCTGCCGCGCAGTCCGAGGTGAAAGAGACCATCACCGCGGCAGCCGACGAGACGCGCCTGGGACTTGAGCAGCACATTGCGCGCGCGCTCAAGCAGCAGCGAGTCTCGCAGGGCTACAAGATTTCCGATGTATCGCGTATCGCCGGTGTCAGTCAGGGCATGATCAGCAAGGTGGAGAACGCCCAGGTGTCCACCAGCCTCGATACCCTCAACAAGCTGTGCAATGCCTTGAGCCTGCCGATCTCGAAGCTGTTCAGCGATTACGATGTCAATGGGCGTGGTGCCCAGCACATCAAGGCCGGGCAAGGCATGCAGGTGGTACGCACCGGCACGGAAGTCGGCCATGCCTATCAACTGTTGAGCTACAAACAAGGCCCCAAGAAGCGCTACGAACCCTTCCTGATCACCATGGATGATGCCAGCGAAGTCTTCCCCAACTTCTGTCATGCCGGGCATGAATTCATCTACCTGCTTTCCGGCAACCTCACCTACCGTCATGGAGACAAGTTCTATGACATGGGGCCCGGTGACAGCCTGGCCTTCGATGCCGGAGTGCCGCATGGTCCCGAGAAATTGAACGAGGTGCCGATCCAGCTGCTGTCGATCATTCACTACGACGATGAATGA